From the genome of Deltaproteobacteria bacterium, one region includes:
- a CDS encoding deoxynucleoside kinase: MTKNFHIGIMGNLFSGKTTLMQALGRDPYKKDFEALLDNGEVHTFTERIEKGSLADECLSLFYQDRVANIFPTEIAFLYMRTLQQREIRHLMTRDNSRAVIAVEDRPFLDGPEVFVQRMIQSGEMPLAHARLYKIMLRQVLQNEHIRFPDLLVYLRTEPASLEKRRSKRAEGGDSYAASIAPQYLNEIHECYEKLVTNWKRVVQRYQEITIVPPDIDLIIMPAEIDMETHPDYVHVVAATIREKVRRMVAARRNIL; this comes from the coding sequence ATGACCAAAAACTTTCACATCGGCATTATGGGAAATCTTTTTTCGGGAAAGACAACCCTGATGCAAGCGCTGGGAAGGGATCCTTACAAAAAAGATTTTGAAGCGTTGCTGGATAATGGTGAAGTGCATACTTTCACCGAAAGAATTGAAAAGGGTTCGCTGGCGGATGAATGCCTTTCTTTATTTTATCAGGATCGCGTGGCCAATATCTTTCCGACTGAAATTGCCTTTCTTTATATGCGCACGCTTCAGCAGAGGGAAATTCGCCATCTGATGACACGCGATAATAGCCGCGCCGTTATTGCCGTTGAAGACCGCCCCTTTCTGGATGGCCCCGAAGTTTTTGTCCAACGTATGATTCAATCGGGCGAAATGCCTCTCGCCCACGCGCGACTCTACAAAATAATGCTTCGCCAAGTTTTGCAAAACGAACATATCCGGTTTCCCGATTTACTTGTTTATCTGCGCACCGAACCGGCCTCTCTTGAAAAAAGAAGATCCAAACGGGCGGAGGGGGGAGACAGTTATGCCGCTTCTATCGCGCCTCAATATTTAAATGAGATCCATGAATGTTATGAAAAACTGGTGACCAACTGGAAACGTGTGGTGCAACGTTATCAGGAAATTACGATTGTCCCTCCCGATATCGATCTCATTATCATGCCGGCTGAAATTGATATGGAGACCCATCCCGATTATGTCCATGTTGTGGCCGCCACAATTCGTGAAAAAGTTCGTCGCATGGTGGCCGCCCGGAGAAACATCTTATGA